GTATCATCTGTGCTGCCGTCAGGGTTGCCCTTGGGGGTACTGCCAGAACCGGAGCCAGAGCTGCTGTCATCGCTGCTATCGTCTCCGTGGTCGTTGGAAGGCGCGCCGCTGCTGCCGCCAGGAATAGTGGCAGgctcatcgtcgtcgtcgttgtcCTTATCCTTGTCCTTGCTATCTTTGCTGTCCTTATCGTCCTTGTCATCGTCCTTgctatccttcttcttgtcctccttCTTTCCCTTGTCCATGTCCTCACCAGTGGCCATCAGAGAAGCAATGGTGTGTCTCTTGTCACCGTCGACAATGGTGTCGTTGGTGCCAGCAGCATCCTTGTACCAGTAGCTAGTACCCGAGTTGGAGCCAGGACCAGACTTGGCATTGAAACATTGGATCTCAACATCGGAGAAGGTAGCAAAGTAGTAACCACTCTTCTGGATATCGGGAGCATCCCAGTCGATAGGACCTCCAGCCCATGCTACAGTACCTTCGGCATTACCCTCCTTACCACCAGGCCACAGAGAAAGCTGCACGCGAGAGGGTGTCTGAGGGAAGTCAAAGTTCTTAGAGGTGGCATTCCAGGTATCACTCTTCTGGAGAGTTCGGCCGAGCTTGCCATCAACCCACCACTCAATCTTGTCGGGGGTCCATCGGATTTCGTAATCGTGAAAGTTGGCAAAGGTATCAGACAGCGTAATGTTTTCGGAATTCTCGTCTATCAAAGTGTCAGCCGTGTCAGGTACAACACACCATCACGTGAGGATTCATGGCTGTGTCACGAACAAGGGGCTACCTTGTTGTGTGACACTGGGACGACTTACAGTTGGTGATGCCCTGGAAGTAATAATTGGTCTGAGCATCGCCGAGCTCTGTACCAACAAACTCATAAtcgatctcatccttgacgtcagagaagagaatgaaaGCAGTAATGACACCAGCACCACGGCTGGTCTTGAAGCGAGCCTTGACGTTACCATACCACATGTAGACAGTAGAAGACAGCAGAGTGCCAACACTGTCCTTGGGCATGGTAAGAAGAACGTTGTTCTGGAAAACAACAGGCTCACCCTGTGCAACCCAGTCGGCCTTTGAAGAATCACCAAGATACTTGCCGATATCGACAATTGAATCAAGGgagttcatcttcatcttgcgGTCCTCGCAAACAGGAGCGGGGACACAAGAGTCGAGGGAGAAGGACATTGTAGGATCGCAACCACCCAGGCAGTACGCACCAACACCGCATTCACCATAGGCTGATACATGTCAGATATCAGAAATCATCAACTTCGTGCAGGTAACTTACTGGAGCAGCATGGCGAGTCCTCGGGACAGTGGCTGCTGCGCGTGCACTTGACAGCAGCGACAGAGCTAGCGCCCAAAagggcagcaacaacaagagaTCGCAACATTATGAATATGAAATAGTCGAGCAAAAACAGATGTAACTGATGCTTTGATGCAAGAGCGCCCTCGAATTAGGGGTTCGGTATTATGGTATGgtctgatctgatctgatcgGGATATTAAGAGTAGATAAGGCGTTGAAGTGTCGAGAACAGGTAGCGACTGCTGTTGAATCGAGTAGACACAAAAACGACAGTCGAAACAACCCAGCAAGCGAGCGACTTGGGTTGTTGTCGGTAATTAAAGGTGTATTTGCGTGGTGTTGATAGCGACCGTTTTATTAGGCTGCTGATTGACAGTTGAATCAAGCAAAAAAGGGCGATGGAATGCGGGCCGCAAAACAGTTTGCGCGTCCTCGATCCGAAAAGATTATCCCTTTTCTAGAAATCTCCCTTGAATACGCAGGACTTTCCTTCTTAACGAGAGCAGAAGGATGTCGGGCAACTCCGCAGAAAGCGAGTGTCTGGTTTAGAAATTATCGCGTAGATTCTGCGTGTGCTTTTTTCGATCGATCGGGACTCGACTGTGTGACTTGAGCGAGAGAGAAATAGCGACGAGAAAATAAAAAACGATTGATAGTGCCACCGATGTCTTCCCTTGGGTTAGGAAGAAAGCAAACGATGAGCAAAACagtgaaaaagaaaaaggtggATTATCAACACCACAGACAGACAGCGAAATCTGGGGAAGGGATAGGATAGAACCAAAGGAAGAGGGAttaaagaagagaagcgaatctcccaaagaagaaggccgaaCAGACTGGACCAGACTCCCCCCCGTACCTGTCCGTTCCCCATCAGCACTCACACACTCGCGCACTGGCAAAGCGGACCTCTCGTGCCGAGAGACACGAGACATGGCCTTTTTCGTTTAGACGCACTAACACACTAAACCACTCTGGAGATAACAGTGACTAGGCTTGAGAAAGGACCAATAACAGCTCGAGTTTATTCAAACTTGGTGATCGGTTCGTCTAAGATCACGCGCCTGATCCTGGCTGACCCCTGAACTCCATACACCTAGGCAGAGGCGATGTGACTGTCTTGGTGATCCATCAGTAGCATCATCGTATAGATATCAGCTGTAATAAGAGCAATTGCTGCCATGGAATCCTCTATTACCCAGTCCATTGAACATGTCTTCGAGGCAACAGTGCTCAATCTCTGAATGCCTACAGCAAAGCAATCACTTTGTTATCAGTTGCATCACTGCGGTCGCAAATACCCTCGTTCGCCAACAAAGTTCAACCAAATCGATTGAGTTTGACTTGATCTTCAAACCCGAAATGCTAcctactatatatattaaactttCAGCTTCGACTCCATTTACAACATCGATGTATCTCTAATTACTTCGATGATACCACAAGCCCTGAGTTCAAAGCCCGTACATTCCGCGAATCATTCAACCCATCCATCCACATCTCCCCAGATTTCAGGTC
This DNA window, taken from Fusarium oxysporum f. sp. lycopersici 4287 chromosome 7, whole genome shotgun sequence, encodes the following:
- a CDS encoding murein transglycosylase — its product is MLRSLVVAALLGASSVAAVKCTRSSHCPEDSPCCSTYGECGVGAYCLGGCDPTMSFSLDSCVPAPVCEDRKMKMNSLDSIVDIGKYLGDSSKADWVAQGEPVVFQNNVLLTMPKDSVGTLLSSTVYMWYGNVKARFKTSRGAGVITAFILFSDVKDEIDYEFVGTELGDAQTNYYFQGITNYENSENITLSDTFANFHDYEIRWTPDKIEWWVDGKLGRTLQKSDTWNATSKNFDFPQTPSRVQLSLWPGGKEGNAEGTVAWAGGPIDWDAPDIQKSGYYFATFSDVEIQCFNAKSGPGSNSGTSYWYKDAAGTNDTIVDGDKRHTIASLMATGEDMDKGKKEDKKKDSKDDDKDDKDSKDSKDKDKDNDDDDEPATIPGGSSGAPSNDHGDDSSDDSSSGSGSGSTPKGNPDGSTDDTEPADTTNCETNSFNQDCASSSSSSSSSSSSSDDGKGSNAGTRNGASALAIIIAGGALFWL
- a CDS encoding murein transglycosylase encodes the protein MSFSLDSCVPAPVCEDRKMKMNSLDSIVDIGKYLGDSSKADWVAQGEPVVFQNNVLLTMPKDSVGTLLSSTVYMWYGNVKARFKTSRGAGVITAFILFSDVKDEIDYEFVGTELGDAQTNYYFQGITNYENSENITLSDTFANFHDYEIRWTPDKIEWWVDGKLGRTLQKSDTWNATSKNFDFPQTPSRVQLSLWPGGKEGNAEGTVAWAGGPIDWDAPDIQKSGYYFATFSDVEIQCFNAKSGPGSNSGTSYWYKDAAGTNDTIVDGDKRHTIASLMATGEDMDKGKKEDKKKDSKDDDKDDKDSKDSKDKDKDNDDDDEPATIPGGSSGAPSNDHGDDSSDDSSSGSGSGSTPKGNPDGSTDDTEPADTTNCETNSFNQDCASSSSSSSSSSSSSDDGKGSNAGTRNGASALAIIIAGGALFWL